One Zingiber officinale cultivar Zhangliang chromosome 10B, Zo_v1.1, whole genome shotgun sequence genomic window, TGACCTATCTAGATTTTACACCAGCTATTGGGTTCCGCGAACCTAGCTACATTTCAGCCTActgtcaggtcctccagacccgtcaactcctgtacacttgataaaacaattagatcacaaaaaatacctaatttaactcacttgtcattcatcaaaacttgagttaaacCATAAATGCAAACTTCACCAATAaagtattcgatcaaccttgacctacttgacttttctttacatcaaattggtcaaaccttgactagaggagaattacaccaacaatctccccaattggATAATTATACctataatctccatatattaccaaatatcaaaactcacacattacgactcaagcttgagccaacttaaACTTAGTCAAATTGATCAAcgtgacctagggaaattgcaccaatagCTTATTTATATTTTGAATGGTTGTTTTGCATGAACCTAGAGTTAGAAGCAAAATAGAGAGAAGAAAAACATAAATGGGTGAACTGGACTTGACTTGGGTAGAACCAGACTTGACTTAGGTCGAACCAGACCTAAACCGATTCAGTAGACTGAACCAGCGATTTGGTAGACCAACTGGGTTCGGTCCAAATTGTTGAGTTATGAAATGTTGACATGGATGATGATGTGGAAAAAGATCTGGTTCATCTTTATGATTTGGATGAGGATAAGGATAAGTTAAATGATGTGGATAGAGATAAGGCTTGATCTAGATATGGCATCATCAAGATATAACTTCATCTATATAAGAGTTGATCTAGATAAAGATCTGATCtaactctataaaaggaaatgaaGGCTCTCATTTAAGAGACTCATTCAACTACTACTCATACTCTGTGTGGTCCAAAGGAAAGCTACAACACAAAGTTCTACGACTGGGGAAGCTCTAGAAAGGATGTGTTGCGCTCAAGACTTCTGGATCGGTTCGGGAAAGTGTTTGTCtatttgtatttttattattacaagctATAATTATTTTATCATTCTTTTATGCTTGTGATTGATAAACTATAAGACAAGTTTCTTTACCTCTAGAAAGTTTCCGGAAACGAGATCACTAGTGGACTCTTGTACTTGTGTGCGTAGGCCTTGGACATACTGACCCTAAGGGTTGGGAACAAAGTAAATCCCGGGAACCAAGTAAACCCCACGTGTCTTTCTTATtgtttcatttattattattctaCCGCATACTAACATGACTTTGATAGAGAAAATAAAAGTGCAAAAAAAAGAAcggtcgatattcaccccccccccctcctcctcccCCCACTTCTATCAACATGCAACAATTCTACAACCTCTATGACTTGTACCACCTTTTCTCCCCTCCGATTTGTGAATTCCCGATTTCACAAAGGTGGTGGATGAACTATACAATCTTGATGATTGGGAACAGGAGCCAAAgtcaacatttttttttcttttagctGACTAGGCTTCTTCGACTTGAATATACTTAAGTATCTGAATTTGCAATCATTCAAAATTGGCAAGGGGCTTTTTTACTAaagatctgaaaaaaaaaatatccatCAACCAAACCTTAAGAGAAAGCACTAACCTATATTTCTAGGGTAATTGAGGAAACATTCATAGCTACTTAATTAAACTGTGGCAAATTTTCTTTCGgggttctttgaatttcttcctaagGGAGAACAAATCATGTGGTATTTTCTGACATATTCGAATGGTTGCAAAGTGTTACATAAAGATGACTTTAAATTCCTCAAAGGTCCGAATAGAAGAAGCAGGGAGCCGACTAAACCATCTTTGTCCCTAGCCTGAGAATATAGTTGAGAAAACTTGACACTTGACATAATTCATATATTGATGTAATAAAGAAACATTCTCAAATTTGTGAATGTGATCTGCAGGATCTATAGTACCATTATATTTCTCGATCTGTAATATCTGAAAGTGCCTTAACAATTCATCTTGGAAGATGTCCTTCGAGAATGGAGGACTTCGAGGAGCTTTCGATATGCCAAATTCGGGGTCTTTTCCCCTTGGAAAACCTCGATGAGTGGTTTTGCTAAAAGATTCTACAAAAGGATCTCTAGCAACAGACTTACCAATTGGTATGAAGGAAACAGTCTCCAATGTTCCTATAGGCCAAGACACCTTCTGGTGCATCAAAGTCACTTCAACCGACTGGGCAGTAGTTCAGTTGAAGGATTGATCGTTGGAGGATGCGAGGGTTGCCCCTTTAACACCGCTTGCACTGTTACTACTACCAATttgtcaaaatcctctattacCATGACAATGATATTAGGTCTTTTGGCATCATCCATCTTCACATTCTGGTTCAGGTCTTAACTCAGATTTTCCATAAACAACGCTAATTTAATTCTGCCCATGAACGTCGATGAGTGAATCATCGGTGAGTTGACTCTGTTACTTACTTAATTACCAATCACTAGATAACAATAAGGATGACGACGTGGTTGGGAGCCTAGATGAAggtaaacaagaagaagagggTTAGAATAATGGTCAGGGGAATAATGGTCAGGGGTTCCCTAGCATAGCCATTCTGACGTTCAAGTTATCAAGTTAAAGGATGAAGAATATGAATATTAGGATTTTTGATATACGTAGGTGTGTGCCTATATACCTGGATACTAGAAAGAGCTACTTTTTATAAGGAGATCACATAGTTTAGCCATTCTGACGTTCAAGTTATCAAGTTAAAGGATGAAGAAAATGAATATTAGGATTTTTGATATACGTAGGTGTGTGCCTATATACCTGGATACTAGAAAGAGCTACTTTTTATAAGGAGATCACATAGTTTTTCCTTCTGTTTCTCTTTTCCATgttataattatttatttctttaaataatGCGAGACTTGTTCACGAtgctattttttttctaaaataattcaAGATTTGCACAATGatttaatattttcttaaaatggTCTTGCATTCTATATCACCAAGAGACAGTGACAAGAGAATCGGAATCCAAGAGACTAAGGATCTGAGAGGTTTGAAAGACTAAGGAGCCGAAAGACCCGCGAGACCAAGAGACTATGGAGCTGAAAGACCTGAGACTTTTCTCTATTAGAATCACCTTAGTAGATTTCACCAATCTTCTTTTATCCACACGACCTATTGATCATTCCCCGAATCAGTTAATTTTAGTTTCCAATGTAAAAATGAGACTTTTACAATCTGTTTGTCTTACTCAGTTGCTAAGCAGCATCGGCACACCTCTATCTTCTTAAGCAAAATATGAATAAatgaaatttcaaaaattaactactTAAATAGATTTTGGTAATCCACACAAATATAGTGTCACCTAATACAGTGTCACCTGTTGGAATCATATTGTTACTTACAAAAATCATTAATAGGaaacaaaaacaagaaaacaGTGACTTCTCTTTGGTATGGAAGCCTATAAATAAAGCAGCTTCACAATTTGTAATGGAAGCCTCTGCGCCACCACATGGCAAAAAAAAATGAACAGGAGTTCACAATCACCTTGAACAGCCTCAAAAGGCTGAACAAAATATACATTGTTATGAAGAATCAAAATCATTAATAGGaaacaaaaacaagaaaacaGTGACTTCTCTTTGGTATGGAAGCCTATAAATAAAGCAGCTTCAAAATTTGTAATGGAAGCCTCTGCGCCACCACATGGCAAAAAAAATGAACAGGAGGTCCCAATCACCTTGAACAGCCTCAAAAGGCTGAACAAAATATACATTGTTATGAAGAATCCAGGTATGCGGCAAGTAACTGGTCATGAGTTTTCAGTCTCTTTGAAGATTCTGATGGCTCCTCGACTAGGGCTCTCGACCTACTGCATCCCTTTGCTTGATTATAAGAACCAGAGTCTTCCTTGTCCTATGAGCATTGCAGGAAACAAGATAACCTCAAGTATTACTGAAGGTTGTAGACGAAATTCCATGGAGATGCACACAAGATTTTGCTGCCATGATATTGGTACAATTGGTGAAGTGAAAGGATATACCTTATTGGTGCAAGTTGTGCTACCAAGCCTCTTGTTAGCTGCTCGCTTGCCAAGATCAATCTGCACGGAGACATTGGCTTGTGACAGATTTATTCCAGAGCTTTGCAATGTCTGAATCAACGTATTCAACAGCCTGTTTTTAGGTGCCAAGGGTACAAAGCAATCATGAATAAGCAACCAAGACAATATGCTCAAGCCATCATGCACAAGTATATTCTAAATTTGCAACAATAGATTGATTAAAGTCGTATCAATTGAATGTTTGCTCACAAACTTATCATAGATGGAAACATATGTGCACGAAGATGGAAGAAGAAAAATGAATCATGCTTAAGAACCAAGATGAATGAATCTACAACAGCCATAAGATCACACCAACTGAAACTGGAAGGGAAAATAGGTCAATAAATTGGATCGGGTAATACTCACTCATGGGAGTAGGCAGTAGACACATTGATTGTGCCCTCATCAATTATCAGTGTCTCTTTTTCATACAGCCCCTGCCTGACAACAGCACCGTCAGCAAGGCCGCATGACCTTAACCATCCGCATTGATCTTGAGATGCAGTGTTATGGGCTTCTAATGACTTTGGCTGCAACCGATCAGTAGTATTAGTTTCTCTTCCTAGAGGGAACAATAAATTGTGTGTGCAATGGCGTAGCCAGCTTGAACAACTGCCCTGGGCTAAAAATGCTAAGCCCAGTAAAACTTAACCCAGCATAGCAAGGTTGAAGCTTAAAATTACTGGACATTGCTAGGCTGAACAACTGGCCTGGGCTAAAACTGCTGAGCCCAGTAAAACTTAGCCCAGCATAGCAAGGTTGAAGCCTAAAATTACTGGGCATTACTTGCTGGGTGAGGCCTAAAATTGCTAGGCATTGCTAGGCTTCACTGGGCTAGAACCCAGCAAAGCCCAGCCCTGACTACGCCTTTGTGTGTGTGGGAGCCAGATTGTTTGCATCCATCGTCTTTTTGTATGAGATACCACCAGAAACCACACACGTTTTTTGTTGATTGAGAGTAATCGATGTCGGAGTAGGAAATGCAACACTAGGAATGCTACTTTCATTAACTTTCTTGGAGTAGATATGTGTAGGAGTAGAAGAATCATCACTCACAACATGAGAGACCGATAAACCATTTGCAGGCACATGGCTGCTGTTCTTCTGTAAAGAAAATTTCTAgacagaaaaagagaaaaagagacGACGATAAGTAGGCTTAAAAAcatcaagtctcaaacaaattgtAGACGAGCTTGTTTATGAACTGAATGCTACAGTTTGCTAAAATGATAAACACTAATGATTACCCACACTAAGATCAATAAAGTTGCATAAAGTACAAAAGAAAGTACAGTTGAGCCTCAGGTAGTGCACCCTAGAAAGCTGCAACATTTTATGATTAACAATTAATCACACTTTCATAAAGCTCAGAGTAGAGATTCTTCTTCACCATATCAAGAGTTCGTTGCATAAGAaggtaaattgaaaaaaaaaaaaaaaaaaaaaaaataggaaactATATGATCCGGAGGAAGTTTTTCTTTTATGTTGAAGCCAAGGTAGGCATCAATCAAACACAAGATTATCCAAGAATTTGGTATCTGTCAGCCACTTATCAAGAAAAGTAGTTTCATAGTACACTGATTTGCATGAGCCTATGATAGATATGCTTGGTAGAGATAGATGAAAAAAAAGTCTCTTGATAAATTCTACCAAATACCTCTGTGACATGATCATAGCTTTTTCTGAACAAAATAAAATATGTTATTTTGCAAGAACACTGACACAGAAGAAGATGAAGCCAGTTTCTACTTTCTAGACCAGATTTTCACATTTTCAAATTCAACTGACTGATGAGTGTAGATAAACAAGGTGCATGTAGTATTCAAGTTCAATTTGCTCAAATTATAAACCTATCGCCTAATCACTAAAGATATATGGCTATGCTATTCAAAGTCAGCAATGCAGCATGCGTGCATCAGAGAATAGCACAATTTTAGCTTCAGAACTTTTACCCAAGGCATTAACTTCACATCATCTTGACCGCATTCTGGGTTCAATGATTCATACTTCTGCACCTTTTCTTGTAGAAAACGTACATATTCAATGACCTGAAGAATATTATATAAAATTTGTCAATTCAAAATCAAGAAATCCATTGTTGTAGAAAAACAAATATTGTAGGAAGGTATACGAGGCACTTAAAATGTACCTCCAGAAGAAATGATGCTTTGTCTCTCTTCTGATCGCTGTGAGGTATGATCCCTCGGAGTATATGAAATCTGCATGGATGATTATAGATAAATACAATCAGTAAATCTGAGTAAGTGTATGTATATGCATGAAAGGTGTAAATAAAATTTGAAGGGTTTAAAGTTAGTTAATCTAACATTTTTGTTTACCATTTTGAATAGAGAATCTTAAACATAAAAGCATTAAAGCAATCAAAAGGGATACACAATAACAAAAACACAACAGCCTATTTATTAAGGATGTTTAAACTAGGAGGAATTCTAACATGCATAAGATATGCTAAGGTAAGAATGTTTAAGCGCACCAAAATGTAAATGTTACATTAGCAGCATTTGAATTTGTCAGTTCCTTCCCATATCTCAAATATGCACCCACAATGCTTAAAAATCATGGTTTTCATCCAGGAAAGAGAGGGACTAGCTTGCCTATCATTgattttgcatcttcttctttGTTCTGTCGCAGAATGCTTTGACCGTGGTGTATTTGGCCTTTGATCATTGCATCTTGCATTTTCCTCTACTTTGATACTCAAATCTGcaacaatagcaaataaacagTGTTAGAGAACTCTGTTCCGAGCAAAGTCCAATAGAAAAATGAGATCAAGGAATAATGGAAATGAAGCATAGAAAAGAGTCACCTTTACAAGCTGAAGAGCTTTCACGTTTCCCAAACTCTTCATCGTTGTTCGATCTATTGCGCCCCCGGATGGGTACAGAAGAAGCCAGCACCATGAATTGCTTCCTCTCCCAAGCTGGATCGTGTCTGTCAAAAAAGACCCAACATCTCAAGATAAATATCTTACTTCAAATTAAAAATGGAAGAATTGAGTAACAAAATTGGATGGCAAACCTTCCGGATGTGCCGATGTCATCTCCGACACCGGCAACAGAGGTAGGTCCAGAGCTACCATGAGCAGTAGGGAAGCAGGACGGCCACTGCCCTGAGCAAGATAAATGATCAAtgcgtcaatttttttttttaataaaagaagCATCAAATTCTTTCAAAAGTCACGGAAGCTGCGAATTTCAGATTATGTAATTAACTTGCATAATTTGGAACAGATGCGCAAGGATCAAAAAAGTAACCCGGGGAATGATCTATTGTATATCGTTTTATCCTTTTTCTTAAAGAAGAAAAACAGATtcaaactataaaaaaaaatagtcagGTGCACATAAGCTCCTGCTATGTGGGTCCCAGAGAATGATTCATTGTACGCTGGTTTGAGCTCGTGACCTTTTAGTAATCCTTGGCAGTACATCCCTTGGTTGCCGTCTTCACCGAGTGAGAGACATGTCCATTCGGATGAGAAGCAACCCTTCGATAATGAAAAAGTTAAGTAAAGAGAGATTGCTCGGTGCAGCATAGCCGAGCGAGCGTGTCTCGGCCGAGCAGCCATCGCTCGCC contains:
- the LOC122029747 gene encoding transcription factor BIM2-like isoform X1, producing MELEGKKVTHDFLSLYSSDPSFQLPDPRSSSRGFILKTRDFLRPLEKEEGYGNDVAEVPATVKAVIQAEGVLPSGVGAYTVSHAPLAAAIVKASGSARGFPILSEAKSEPDYGSRSTGTSYGSLAGGASYTLWDEKDTVSRGQWPSCFPTAHGSSGPTSVAGVGDDIGTSGRHDPAWERKQFMVLASSVPIRGRNRSNNDEEFGKRESSSACKDLSIKVEENARCNDQRPNTPRSKHSATEQRRRCKINDRFHILRGIIPHSDQKRDKASFLLEVIEYVRFLQEKVQKYESLNPECGQDDVKLMPWKFSLQKNSSHVPANGLSVSHVVSDDSSTPTHIYSKKVNESSIPSVAFPTPTSITLNQQKTCVVSGGISYKKTMDANNLAPTHCTHNLLFPLGRETNTTDRLQPKSLEAHNTASQDQCGWLRSCGLADGAVVRQGLYEKETLIIDEGTINVSTAYSHELLNTLIQTLQSSGINLSQANVSVQIDLGKRAANKRLGSTTCTNKDKEDSGSYNQAKGCSRSRALVEEPSESSKRLKTHDQLLAAYLDSS
- the LOC122029747 gene encoding transcription factor BIM2-like isoform X2, which produces MISSRFTPPIRPSSFQILDPPPEGENNERMTEGFILKTRDFLRPLEKEEGYGNDVAEVPATVKAVIQAEGVLPSGVGAYTVSHAPLAAAIVKASGSARGFPILSEAKSEPDYGSRSTGTSYGSLAGGASYTLWDEKDTVSRGQWPSCFPTAHGSSGPTSVAGVGDDIGTSGRHDPAWERKQFMVLASSVPIRGRNRSNNDEEFGKRESSSACKDLSIKVEENARCNDQRPNTPRSKHSATEQRRRCKINDRFHILRGIIPHSDQKRDKASFLLEVIEYVRFLQEKVQKYESLNPECGQDDVKLMPWKFSLQKNSSHVPANGLSVSHVVSDDSSTPTHIYSKKVNESSIPSVAFPTPTSITLNQQKTCVVSGGISYKKTMDANNLAPTHCTHNLLFPLGRETNTTDRLQPKSLEAHNTASQDQCGWLRSCGLADGAVVRQGLYEKETLIIDEGTINVSTAYSHELLNTLIQTLQSSGINLSQANVSVQIDLGKRAANKRLGSTTCTNKDKEDSGSYNQAKGCSRSRALVEEPSESSKRLKTHDQLLAAYLDSS
- the LOC122029747 gene encoding transcription factor BIM2-like isoform X3, with protein sequence MELEGKKVTHDFLSLYSSDPSFQLPDPRSSSRGFILKTRDFLRPLEKEEGYGNDVAEVPATVKAVIQAEGVLPSGVGAYTVSHAPLAAAIVKASGSARGFPILSEAKSEPDYGSRSTGTSYGSLAGGASYTLWDEKDTVSRGQWPSCFPTAHGSSGPTSVAGVGDDIGTSGRHDPAWERKQFMVLASSVPIRGRNRSNNDEEFGKRESSSACKDLSIKVEENARCNDQRPNTPRSKHSATEQRRRCKINDRFHILRGIIPHSDQKRDKASFLLEVIEYVRFLQEKVQKYESLNPECGQDDVKLMPWKFSLQKNSSHVPANGLSVSHVPKSLEAHNTASQDQCGWLRSCGLADGAVVRQGLYEKETLIIDEGTINVSTAYSHELLNTLIQTLQSSGINLSQANVSVQIDLGKRAANKRLGSTTCTNKDKEDSGSYNQAKGCSRSRALVEEPSESSKRLKTHDQLLAAYLDSS